One region of Acropora muricata isolate sample 2 chromosome 13, ASM3666990v1, whole genome shotgun sequence genomic DNA includes:
- the LOC136896523 gene encoding uncharacterized protein has protein sequence MVLMVALVPTFSSQYSSWMFTCLTAKMHEQSGVAVKEAGALPLMVTYFSSGDTVFINFELEEHHCNEQDSLFVDFVTEIVDAATDQNTEKLLQLLEPSSKVWGKLQELNKKRNRWGDHDDEIVAKVRKRCAVLEDIFVHLESQRKIRFVDVRISDEIDPSGKLRKRIKETKLVDSSDSYLAEVEDQANSCYHTTQMEMAAILKKRIKTIMRHYYGIDELSRAFDDVDFVVYTARYKMLSDQTEKRIYHPHAGVLSNEELEARLEGNVKKRRFMYVRSAEADGHFEQLRRDIHEKPRTLFIIILDECPWGITKDTDQTLSVHNLFINEWGKENSPRNLVVLQISATPFNLLTQNSRLPEVKCILLSKETSTTHRSYEAGDLLVLESESDLDEDVSETSKEVELHVVHWSEVELKSLEDGVRMKLKSTPYTYVCVSFRGKLYVTSNEGEATDFVVQGNHGIVTIKPLLSTGQLLTVTIGENGNLEARIDPPQPAFFEVKLDFGVGVAAFSLQGEAGLYLAVDEHGMVGLQAAKVEKKCGVSILKPKQDVAQVSFQFYIDRCWPVKVGEGGQQYMSLNYYLSTLNCTCNTDQSIREDEVFQNMVRKAKREGKISTTSNADDMLCAEYCYYVFHVSTFDCDDKIRQVLSNDTDNSPSFKFTKALKRFIRKLKKSQKEECNRAKKGIKPEAFEFVRNEIRDRVKDVFRDNLKQMQRGDYVMFQDDDVKLNASFVAYLMHHSERELQSLVEETHSTSIVEKLKAMLQENACQKMVEIWTSHVQKCETNSLVLSLIQSGQQEFGKMKVVRAKNMETANQFYNSLKFAQEMCDLKECFEIIKDYGGIQIKDQLVTSNPFFKKLQTENCQAKIDCLCKDLELKPRHKKCVNCGHVHKSIMQYEDLENLACLLILVDKDRMGYKFPQSFDCLDLRLSYDSKPLYLSTIIQELGRICRYAKISVDDSRAQNLPYVLIGPELYRALKESIKRSPSIMSLIYHNRKANKVDRYMTEKIRANVNTSSPLRWPDYEATKDSYDHENQQTHHNRILLQAEPQIGKTGTYLCLIKELRIDILGKEKVLSAKNKGDQGTFYFLKGNEPFEKLLVTDNEDKQNWQFPYWKTIQNLASLNWKAAAPGKYSFKGRFYTHDTEENPFFLMKPARSSYGYQKAKYEDDSRAFQWNHFLDCSECGLLIKAQEPILDTIQMIMDGARISVTCSLPFKFLQDRNLREQLRSRGFNVGDRQGHSFLAATNSAPTLPYWIFHPSHRDDPRKCLFNYHHVMQEENRVASFMQVAVVRSAKFEAYRSTWGKVLAIFQLPDELPNCDRKADEGGVGYSRLFIQKMAYGLHLDYVFVIDDNVAVMREAQFRFGEQTRFSATVLRNEDGTMKMQRCTFLKSLVYLQKIAEGKAHPPDDREKYEPHPLKEQFENCPLYSYTGPAKLFGDKEHDSYGVLGLLRSVPTVRRPFSKTQVYALVLLNVKSTVEKGVFYRPWPCWEDLRFNDDCDKAGLWVVRCNRYCFYKLQYQDWNNSLALPDIYQWNEESKLKERPLETKLPKDLEESVILKHLRNLVDAEGHGYCFKGQIEDTGPEDRHNDTEGAVDIAGGGVSRSANCPEGILEQLEIEKYVKKSSGVPVLILSYDYSSFLPFESLFMLNESYCSTTEKIVFVVSAKQLQEARNRIDGLTLADVRGGHFFHVFSKEMSKKNGDVAIFSAADPGRHSLRWIVIDVSFSKQGLREENNGSTTSERSSAKQRTIESPESGASRNPGEGTEIDPRGCKRFTGEDEEDLQQNKRPPTKDQRQNLNVQRVNSNSKKVAVSQKMTPKKEKDQETSQDSKPGKKKRSPYSETTTSKRPRVEGYVRDGPTTSTGEQMDVTHVTPGLSTNVLAKPATAFFLGAAHRSSGQDKKTSSKEGELVRSPVTGLTPDDPAYDEGTNTVTGTIVKLWREKVKKGRYKDLTTETIEKALDFKPGELEEPDGKGYNALTKACSLPSVGISLLSYLLNVKKIDVNSQIPSSFNSDGRAARWLTPGMSSLSVAIRRSNVNCVPTFMKRKTEIDFRSTDNNQNTALHHCVLSSIVPKTAFDRLFRCYKGLEWKKMKNVQDKSPLNIATERWLESYINNDEKKKEALEHVIDIMGFTITAVNVTDDDDDDDDSYHDDDNDDDDDVNDDDDDDDDDDDDDDDDDDNEDTDSDSVSFSSSEFLF, from the coding sequence ACCTAGAATCGCAGAGGAAAATCAGATTTGTGGACGTCAGGATCAGTGATGAAATTGACCCCTCTGGAAAGCTTCGAAAACGAATTAAGGAGACAAAACTTGTTGATAGTTCCGATTCATATCTTGCAGAGGTAGAAGACCAGGCCAATTCTTGTTATCATACAACGCAAATGGAAATGGCAGCGATCCTGAAGAAACGCATTAAGACAATTATGAGGCATTACTACGGCATTGACGAGCTGAGCAGGGCTTTCGATGATGTTGACTTTGTAGTGTACACAGCCAGGTACAAAATGCTGAGCGATCAGACTGAGAAGAGGATTTATCACCCACATGCCGGTGTCTTATCAAACGAAGAGCTGGAGGCACGTCTTGAAGGGAATGTTAAGAAGAGAAGGTTTATGTATGTTCGCAGTGCGGAAGCAGACGGACATTTCGAGCAACTGAGGCGAGACATTCATGAAAAGCCTAGAACCCTGTTCATTATAATATTAGACGAGTGCCCTTGGGGGATTACCAAAGACACAGACCAAACGCTATCTGTTCATAATCTCTTCATCAATGAATGGGGGAAAGAAAATTCCCCCAGAAATTTGGTAGTGCTTCAAATTTCCGCAACTCCGTTTAACCTTTTAACACAAAATTCTCGCCTTCCTGAAGTCAAGTGCATTCTTCTCTCTAAGGAGACCTCTACCACCCATAGGAGCTATGAAGCAGGTGATCTCTTGGTCCTGGAAAGTGAGTCAGACTTGGACGAAGATGTCAGCGAAACATCCAAGGAAGTAGAACTGCACGTCGTTCACTGGTCAGAGGTTGAGCTGAAGAGTCTCGAGGATGGAGTACGGATGAAGCTTAAGTCCACGCCATATACATATGTATGCGTTTCCTTTAGAGGAAAGCTGTATGTCACATCTAATGAAGGGGAAGCCACGGATTTCGTTGTTCAGGGGAACCATGGGATCGTGACAATCAAGCCTCTCCTAAGCACAGGTCAATTGCTTACCGTGACGATAGGTGAAAACGGGAACCTTGAGGCCAGAATTGATCCACCACAACCAGCTTTCTTCGAGGTGAAGCTGGATTTTGGGGTCGGAGTCGCCGCATTTTCCTTGCAAGGTGAAGCAGGTCTTTATTTGGCGGTAGATGAACATGGCATGGTTGGTTTGCAGGCTGCAAAGGTTGAGAAGAAATGTGGTGTTTCCATCTTAAAGCCCAAGCAAGACGTGGCTCAGGTGTCATTTCAGTTCTACATTGATCGGTGTTGGCCCGTAAAGGTTGGTGAAGGTGGACAACAGTACATGAGTTTAAACTACTACCTTAGCACGCTGAACTGCACATGCAATACAGATCAAAGCATAAGAGAAGATGAGGTGTTTCAAAATATGGTGAGGAAGGCTAAACGGGAAGGAAAGATCTCGACAACGTCAAACGCTGATGATATGTTGTGCGCAGAGTACTGCTACTATGTTTTTCATGTCAGTACATTCGACTGTGATGACAAAATAAGACAGGTGCTAAGCAATGACACTGACAATTCACCGTCTTTTAAGTTCACCAAAGCACTCAAGAGGTTCATCCGAAAACTTAAGAAAAGCCAAAAAGAAGAATGTAATAGAGCAAAGAAGGGCATTAAGCCGGAAGCGTTCGAATTTGTTCGCAATGAAATCCGTGACAGAGTAAAAGACGTTTTTAGGGATAACTTGAAACAAATGCAGAGAGGCGATTACGTGATGTTCCAAGACGATGACGTGAAGTTGAATGCCTCATTTGTCGCGTACCTGATGCACCATTCAGAACGAGAGCTGCAAAGCTTAGTCGAAGAGACGCACTCAACCAGCATCGTTGAAAAACTTAAAGCAATGTTGCAAGAAAATGCTTGCCAGAAAATGGTTGAAATCTGGACAAGCCATGTTCAAAAATGTGAAACAAATTCTCTGGTGCTGAGTTTGATCCAGAGTGGTCAACAGGAATTTGGGAAGATGAAAGTTGTTAGAGCAAAAAACATGGAAACTGCCAATCAGTTCTACAACTCTCTGAAATTTGCACAAGAAATGTGCGACCTGAAAGAATGCTTCGAAATCATCAAGGACTATGGTGGAATTCAGATCAAGGATCAACTTGTGACGTCAAATCCGTTTTTTAAGAAGCTTCAGACAGAAAACTGTCAGGCTAAAATTGATTGTCTTTGCAAAGATCTTGAGCTTAAACCTCGCCACAAGAAATGTGTCAATTGTGGACATGTGCACAAGTCAATAATGCAGTACGAAGACCTGGAAAACCTGGCGTGCCTCCTCATCTTGGTTGATAAAGATCGCATGGGGTACAAATTTCCCCAAAGTTTTGATTGCCTTGATCTCCGACTGAGCTACGACAGCAAGCCGCTTTATCTTTCGACTATTATTCAAGAGCTTGGACGGATTTGCCGTTATGCAAAGATATCTGTGGATGATTCTCGTGCTCAGAACCTTCCCTATGTTTTGATTGGCCCTGAACTTTACAGAGCCCTAAAGGAGTCGATTAAGAGGTCCCCTTCTATAATGAGTCTAATTTACCATAACCGCAAGGCCAACAAAGTTGACCGCTATATGACGGAAAAGATCAGAGCTAATGTCAACACATCATCCCCACTACGTTGGCCAGACTATGAAGCCACTAAGGATAGCTATGATCACGAAAACCAGCAAACGCACCACAACCGAATCCTTCTTCAAGCTGAACCCCAAATTGGAAAGACGGGAACCTATCTCTGCCTCATAAAAGAATTGAGAATTGACATCCTTGGGAAGGAAAAAGTGTTGTCAGCAAAAAACAAGGGAGATCAAGGTACCTTTTACTTCCTCAAGGGGAATGAGCCATTTGAGAAATTGCTGGTTACTGACAATGAAGATAAGCAGAACTGGCAGTTTCCTTACTGGAAGACGATTCAGAACCTTGCGAGTCTGAATTGGAAAGCGGCAGCTCCGGGAAAGTACTCATTTAAAGGACGATTTTATACCCATGATACCGAAGAAAATCctttttttcttatgaaacCAGCAAGGTCATCCTACGGTTACCAAAAAGCCAAGTACGAAGATGACTCTCGCGCTTTTCAATGGAACCATTTCTTGGATTGCTCAGAGTGTGGATTACTCATTAAAGCACAAGAACCCATTTTGGACACCATTCAGATGATTATGGATGGTGCACGAATCAGTGTCACTTGCTCACTCCCATTCAAGTTTCTACAGGACAGAAACTTGAGAGAACAACTCAGGAGCAGAGGATTCAACGTAGGGGACAGGCAAGGTCACAGTTTCCTCGCAGCAACAAACAGTGCGCCAACTTTGCCATACTGGATATTTCATCCCTCACACAGAGACGATCCTCGCAAGTGTCTCTTTAACTACCACCACGTCATGCAAGAGGAGAACCGCGTGGCTAGTTTCATGCAAGTTGCCGTTGTTCGCAGTGCAAAGTTTGAGGCTTACAGATCCACGTGGGGAAAGGTTCTCGCAATTTTTCAGTTGCCCGATGAACTCCCCAATTGTGACCGTAAGGCCGATGAAGGAGGAGTGGGATATTCCAGGCTTTTTATTCAGAAAATGGCCTATGGGCTACACCTTGATTACGTTTTTGTCATAGATGACAACGTCGCCGTGATGCGCGAAGCACAGTTCCGTTTTGGAGAACAAACGCGATTTAGTGCGACAGTCTTAAGAAACGAGGATGGCACTATGAAAATGCAGCGTTGCACTTTCCTGAAATCACTCGTTTATCTTCAGAAAATCGCCGAAGGAAAGGCTCATCCACCTGATGATAGGGAGAAGTATGAGCCACATCCGTTGAAGgagcagtttgaaaattgtCCGCTGTATAGTTACACAGGTCCTGCCAAGTTGTTTGGCGACAAGGAGCATGACAGCTATGGCGTACTAGGACTTCTGAGAAGTGTTCCCACTGTGCGGCGCCCATTCTCGAAGACCCAAGTGTACGCATTGGTTTTGTTGAATGTCAAGAGCACCGTGGAGAAGGGAGTGTTTTATCGACCATGGCCTTGCTGGGAGGACCTACGCTTCAACGATGACTGTGACAAAGCTGGTCTGTGGGTGGTGAGGTGCAACCGTTACTGCTTTTACAAGTTACAGTACCAGGATTGGAACAACAGCCTTGCTCTTCCAGACATTTATCAGTGGAACGAAGAAAGCAAACTGAAGGAACGACCACTTGAAACTAAGCTGCCTAAAGATTTGGAAGAGAGCGTTATCCTAAAGCACCTTCGAAATTTGGTCGACGCTGAAGGTCACGGCTATTGTTTTAAAGGACAGATTGAAGATACTGGACCAGAGGATCGTCACAATGACACAGAAGGGGCTGTTGACATAGCTGGAGGAGGGGTTAGCCGCAGCGCTAACTGTCCAGAGGGAATCCTCGAGCAGTTAGAAATAGAGAAGTACGTAAAGAAGAGCTCAGGGGTTCCAGTTCTTATCCTTTCGTATGACTATTCATCCTTTCTGCCGTTTGAAAGCCTATTTATGTTGAACGAAAGTTATTGCAGCACCACAGAGAAGATAGTGTTCGTCGTGAGTGCTAAACAGCTTCAAGAAGCAAGGAATCGTATAGACGGTTTGACACTGGCTGACGTTCGAGGAGGACATTTTTTCCATGTGTTCTCTAAAGAAATGAGCAAGAAAAATGGCGACGTTGCCATATTTTCAGCTGCTGACCCAGGACGACACAGTTTGCGATGGATTGTGATCGATGTTTCATTTTCGAAACAGGGGTTAAGAGAGGAAAATAACGGCAGCACAACCTCAGAGAGAAGTTCAGCTAAACAACGTACGATTGAAAGTCCGGAAAGTGGTGCTTCAAGAAACCCTGGAGAAGGCACTGAGATCGACCCAAGGGGCTGCAAGCGATTTactggagaagatgaggaagaTCTTCAACAAAATAAGAGACCTCCGACGAAAGACCAAAGACAAAATCTAAATGTGCAGCGTGTGAATTCCAACTCAAAGAAAGTTGCTGTTAGTCAGAAAATGACccctaaaaaggaaaaagatcaGGAAACCTCTCAAGATAGTAAACCaggtaaaaagaaaaggagTCCTTACTCTGAGACAACGACCAGTAAAAGACCCAGAGTTGAAGGGTACGTAAGAGATGGCCCCACTACAAGCACAGGTGAACAAATGGACGTAACACATGTCACACCAGGCCTAAGTACAAACGTCTTAGCGAAACCGGCTACAGCATTCTTTTTAGGAGCAGCCCACCGTTCGTCAGGGCAAGATAAGAAAACGTCTTCGAAGGAGGGAGAATTGGTTCGGAGTCCAGTTACTGGGTTAACACCAGATGATCCCGCGTATGATGAAGGGACAAACACTGTCACAGGAACGATAGTTAAACTGTGGAGAGAGAAAGTAAAAAAAGGACGTTACAAGGATCTAACAACAGAAACGATAGAGAAAGCGTTGGACTTTAAACCGGGAGAGTTAGAGGAGCCTGATGGTAAAGGTTACAACGCTTTGACAAAAGCTTGCTCTCTTCCTTCCGTGGGCATAAGTTTGTTGTCCTACCTACTCAATGTAAAGAAGATCGACGTCAACTCTCAAATTCCTTCCAGTTTCAATTCCGACGGCCGGGCCGCCAGATGGTTAACTCCAGGGATGTCGTCTTTGTCCGTGGCTATTAGGAGAAGCAATGTAAATTGCGTTCCCACTttcatgaaaaggaaaactgaaaTTGACTTTAGGAGTACAGATAATAATCAGAACACAGCCCTACATCACTGCGTGTTGTCCTCGATTGTTCCGAAAACTGCATTCGATCGGTTGTTTCGTTGCTATAAGGGTCTGGAatggaagaaaatgaaaaatgttcaaGATAAGAGCCCCTTGAATATAGCCACAGAACGATGGCTGGAGTCATATATCAACaacgatgagaaaaagaaagaagctCTTGAACATGTGATCGACATAATGGGCTTCACAATAACTGCTGTAAACGTAAcggatgacgacgatgatgatgacgacagctatcatgatgatgacaacgatgatgatgacgatgtcaatgatgacgacgatgatgatgacgacgatgacgacgatgatgatgacgatgatgataatgaggACACTGATTCTGattctgtttctttttcttcttctgaatttcttttttaa